In Cloacibacterium caeni, a single window of DNA contains:
- a CDS encoding NADH-quinone oxidoreductase subunit N yields the protein MSVLVVLFLTAVLALFSGVYNQGKFARYIGILGLLVALCVSFSPELAFFNQYKSMFDFNENAALFTKISLVVTLLIFFLGGFAFNNHRSHQSELYSLMLFSLIGAVILFSFTNLVTLFLGIEILSIPLYVMAGSNKTDLRSNEASIKYFLMGAFATGFLLFGIALIYGSTGSFDVHVINTFSVANPKDLMFVMGIMLMLVAMAFKVSLAPFHMWSPDVYQGAPSLITAFMASVVKIAAFFAFFKVMNLAFSGSIKEWINILGVLVIITLLLANAMGLAQTNAKRMLAYSSVSHAGYLGLIFFGANSLSVYNLAFYLFAYSLATVGVFMTLIWVEKLKRETSFEAFKGLAKSEPLLAVVTAVSLLSMAGIPLTAGFVAKFNIFAQAMNGAAFLVLIAVIGSALSIAYYLKLIISMFFHTETTFKSSEKVSITYNIIAVFIIVAILAIGIYPDLFKVQFGL from the coding sequence ATGAGTGTTTTAGTAGTTTTATTCCTTACGGCAGTATTAGCATTATTTTCTGGTGTTTATAATCAAGGAAAATTTGCAAGATATATCGGAATTTTGGGACTTTTGGTTGCACTTTGTGTAAGCTTCTCTCCTGAGTTAGCATTTTTTAATCAATACAAATCTATGTTTGATTTTAATGAAAATGCGGCTTTATTTACCAAAATTTCTTTAGTGGTTACATTGTTAATTTTCTTCTTAGGAGGTTTTGCATTTAACAATCACCGTAGTCACCAATCAGAATTATATTCTTTAATGTTATTTTCATTAATTGGAGCAGTAATTCTTTTCAGTTTTACAAATTTAGTAACGCTATTCTTAGGAATCGAAATCTTATCTATTCCGCTATATGTAATGGCTGGAAGCAACAAGACTGATTTACGCTCAAACGAAGCTTCAATTAAGTATTTCTTAATGGGAGCATTTGCTACAGGATTCCTTCTTTTCGGAATTGCATTAATTTATGGAAGCACAGGTAGTTTTGATGTTCATGTAATCAATACTTTCAGCGTTGCAAATCCTAAAGACTTAATGTTTGTAATGGGAATTATGTTAATGTTGGTAGCAATGGCATTTAAGGTTTCTCTAGCTCCTTTTCACATGTGGAGTCCAGATGTTTACCAAGGTGCTCCATCATTGATTACAGCATTCATGGCTTCTGTAGTAAAAATTGCTGCATTCTTTGCCTTCTTCAAAGTTATGAATCTTGCTTTTTCAGGAAGCATCAAAGAATGGATTAACATTCTTGGTGTTTTAGTCATCATCACGCTTTTATTAGCCAATGCAATGGGATTAGCACAAACCAATGCTAAGAGAATGTTGGCTTATTCTTCTGTTTCTCATGCAGGTTATTTAGGTTTAATTTTCTTCGGAGCAAACAGCTTATCTGTATATAATTTAGCATTTTACTTATTCGCATATTCACTCGCTACAGTTGGAGTATTTATGACTTTAATTTGGGTAGAAAAACTAAAAAGAGAAACTTCATTTGAAGCCTTCAAAGGTTTGGCAAAATCTGAACCTTTATTAGCAGTTGTAACTGCGGTTTCATTATTATCAATGGCAGGAATTCCATTAACTGCTGGATTCGTAGCGAAATTTAACATTTTTGCTCAAGCGATGAATGGAGCTGCTTTCCTAGTTTTGATTGCTGTCATTGGTTCTGCACTAAGTATCGCTTATTATTTAAAACTGATTATTTCAATGTTTTTCCATACAGAAACTACATTTAAAAGTTCAGAAAAAGTAAGCATTACGTATAATATTATTGCAGTTTTCATTATTGTAGCAATTCTTGCAATAGGTATTTATCCAGACCTTTTCAAAGTACAATTCGGACTTTAA
- a CDS encoding ABC transporter permease has translation MKQLFPFIRKEFYHLLRDRRTLLILLAMPIIQVLLFGFALSTEIKNTKAAVFDQDKSIISAQLVSKIHENQYFDIEKNLTSNKDFENAFKDGKTKLLLVIPSDFSENLTQGKKAKLQILVDGTDVNLGNQIANYFQNIVLDFYQNQQKETLQTFSVSPEIRMLYNPQLKGAPNFVPGVVALVLLIVCVMMTAIAIVKEKETGTMEILLVSPMKPQFIIISKAIPYFILAMGILGVILLLSYFLLDLPIKGSIILLFFVSTIFIITNLLIGILISIFSKTQQQAMLFSMMGTMLPTLMLSGFMFPIENMPIPLQVMSNIIPAKWYYIMIKNIMIKGTGLAVIWKSLLILTGMMMVLFTIAVKKFKIRLE, from the coding sequence ATGAAACAGTTATTCCCTTTTATACGAAAAGAATTTTATCACCTTCTGCGTGATCGAAGAACTTTGCTCATACTTCTCGCAATGCCAATTATACAAGTATTGCTGTTCGGTTTTGCACTTTCTACGGAGATTAAAAACACCAAAGCAGCTGTTTTTGACCAAGATAAAAGCATCATCTCAGCACAATTGGTTTCTAAAATTCATGAAAATCAATATTTTGACATTGAAAAAAATCTGACTTCTAACAAAGACTTTGAAAACGCTTTTAAAGACGGAAAAACAAAGCTACTCCTCGTCATTCCTTCTGATTTCTCAGAAAATTTAACGCAAGGGAAAAAAGCAAAATTGCAGATTTTAGTTGACGGAACAGATGTAAACCTAGGAAACCAAATCGCCAATTATTTCCAAAATATTGTCCTAGACTTTTATCAAAATCAACAAAAAGAAACGTTGCAAACGTTTTCTGTTTCTCCAGAAATTAGAATGCTCTATAATCCTCAACTTAAAGGAGCGCCTAATTTCGTTCCGGGAGTTGTTGCACTCGTTTTATTGATTGTTTGCGTAATGATGACTGCAATTGCCATCGTAAAAGAAAAAGAAACTGGAACGATGGAAATCCTATTGGTTTCGCCTATGAAACCCCAATTTATTATTATTTCTAAGGCAATTCCTTACTTTATTTTGGCGATGGGAATTCTTGGAGTAATTCTACTTTTAAGTTATTTTTTACTGGATTTACCCATAAAAGGAAGCATTATTTTGCTATTCTTTGTGAGTACTATTTTCATCATCACCAATTTACTTATCGGGATTTTAATTTCTATTTTTTCAAAAACTCAACAACAAGCTATGCTTTTTTCGATGATGGGAACTATGCTTCCCACACTCATGTTGAGCGGATTTATGTTTCCTATCGAAAATATGCCCATTCCACTACAAGTGATGTCTAATATTATACCTGCAAAATGGTATTATATCATGATTAAAAATATTATGATCAAAGGAACAGGACTCGCCGTAATCTGGAAATCCCTTTTAATTTTAACAGGAATGATGATGGTTCTTTTCACGATTGCTGTGAAAAAATTTAAAATAAGGTTAGAATGA
- a CDS encoding ABC transporter ATP-binding protein, with the protein MIKVENISKSYGEKNQKILAVDNISFSVENGEIFGLIGPDGSGKTSIFRMLTTLLHPDSGSAEIEGLDVVKDYKKIRQILGYMPGKFSLYQDLTVEENLEFFASVFNTSIQENYDLIKDIYQQIEPFKDRKAGKLSGGMKQKLALSCALIHKPKVLFLDEPTTGVDPVSRKEFWEMLKRLKQQGITIVVATPYMDEATLCDRVALMQNGKILKIDTPQNICNSFPEDLYEVKTENIPALIKILKEYETTKNTYAFGEFVHVVIKKEKDFKKETLEKFLQEKRFNKIEINKIEATIEDSFILLLSQ; encoded by the coding sequence ATGATTAAAGTAGAAAACATATCAAAGTCTTACGGCGAAAAAAATCAGAAAATTCTGGCAGTAGATAACATTTCCTTTTCGGTAGAAAATGGAGAAATTTTCGGGTTGATTGGTCCTGATGGAAGTGGCAAAACCTCTATTTTCCGAATGTTAACTACTCTTCTACATCCAGATTCTGGTTCTGCAGAAATTGAAGGACTTGATGTGGTTAAAGACTACAAAAAAATCCGACAGATTCTTGGTTATATGCCAGGAAAATTTTCTCTGTATCAAGATTTAACTGTAGAAGAAAATCTAGAATTTTTCGCTAGTGTGTTCAATACAAGTATTCAAGAAAATTACGATTTAATCAAAGATATTTATCAGCAGATTGAACCATTTAAAGACCGAAAAGCAGGGAAACTTTCTGGCGGAATGAAACAGAAATTAGCGCTTTCTTGTGCTCTGATTCACAAGCCAAAAGTTTTATTTCTAGATGAACCTACAACAGGAGTTGACCCAGTTTCGAGAAAAGAATTTTGGGAGATGCTGAAACGCTTAAAACAACAAGGCATCACCATCGTGGTAGCAACTCCTTACATGGATGAAGCCACACTCTGTGACAGAGTTGCTCTCATGCAAAACGGGAAAATTTTAAAAATTGACACTCCTCAAAACATTTGCAATAGCTTCCCTGAAGATTTATACGAAGTAAAAACCGAAAATATTCCTGCTCTCATCAAAATCCTCAAAGAATACGAAACCACTAAAAATACATATGCCTTTGGCGAATTTGTACATGTGGTGATTAAAAAAGAAAAAGATTTTAAAAAGGAAACTCTTGAGAAATTTTTACAAGAAAAAAGATTTAACAAAATTGAAATCAACAAAATAGAAGCTACCATAGAAGATAGTTTTATATTACTATTATCACAATAA
- a CDS encoding MBL fold metallo-hydrolase, translating into MIITFTILIAAIAIGTYLFMQGKQFGELPSGKRLERILKSPHYKNAKFQNLNPTPQLAEGTSMTQVLFNFFFSKVENASPKKKLHFTKTDLKNLKPNENIYVWMGHSSYFLQIEGKKILVDPVFSGSVSPLKITNKAFDGTDIYTANDIPELDYLVITHDHWDHLDYETVTKIRSKVKQVITGLGTGAHLESWDYEPSKIIELDWFESSNLGNGFKINAEPARHFSGRGFKRDQAIWASFVLETPNSKIYIGGDSGYDNHFKKIGEKYGKLDLAILETGQYNAAWKYIHMLPGEQLQAMKDLNADRMIAVHNSKFKLALHSWYEPMEKLHELNKENLRVITPKIGEKIFWQDDEKIYPKWWEEYK; encoded by the coding sequence ATGATAATAACATTTACTATACTCATTGCAGCTATTGCAATAGGAACTTATCTTTTTATGCAAGGCAAACAATTTGGAGAGTTACCTTCTGGAAAAAGATTAGAAAGAATTCTAAAATCACCTCATTACAAAAACGCTAAATTCCAAAACCTCAATCCTACTCCACAATTGGCAGAAGGAACTTCTATGACACAAGTTCTTTTCAATTTTTTCTTTTCTAAAGTTGAAAATGCAAGTCCAAAAAAGAAATTACATTTCACCAAAACGGATTTAAAAAATTTAAAACCAAACGAAAACATCTACGTTTGGATGGGACATTCCTCTTATTTTCTACAAATCGAGGGCAAAAAAATATTAGTTGATCCTGTTTTCAGCGGTAGCGTTTCTCCTTTAAAAATCACCAATAAAGCTTTTGACGGAACGGATATTTACACCGCAAATGATATTCCTGAATTAGACTATTTGGTGATTACCCACGATCATTGGGATCATTTGGACTACGAAACGGTTACTAAAATTCGTTCAAAAGTAAAACAAGTCATTACCGGTTTAGGAACTGGCGCGCATTTAGAATCTTGGGATTATGAACCATCCAAAATTATAGAATTAGATTGGTTCGAAAGTTCTAACTTAGGAAACGGTTTTAAAATTAATGCAGAACCAGCCAGACATTTTTCTGGTAGAGGATTCAAAAGAGACCAAGCAATTTGGGCAAGTTTTGTTTTAGAAACACCAAATTCTAAAATTTATATCGGCGGAGATTCTGGTTACGACAATCACTTCAAAAAAATTGGAGAAAAGTATGGAAAATTAGATTTAGCCATTCTAGAAACCGGACAATATAACGCTGCTTGGAAATACATTCACATGCTTCCTGGTGAACAATTACAGGCGATGAAAGATTTAAATGCCGACAGAATGATTGCAGTTCATAATTCTAAATTCAAACTAGCACTTCATTCTTGGTATGAACCTATGGAAAAACTCCACGAACTCAATAAAGAAAATTTACGAGTAATCACTCCAAAAATTGGTGAGAAAATTTTTTGGCAAGATGATGAAAAAATTTATCCTAAGTGGTGGGAAGAATATAAATAA
- a CDS encoding ABC transporter ATP-binding protein: MNSQIMNKEIAIQAEQITKTFGDFTAVDHISFEVKKGEIFGFLGANGAGKTTAMRMFCGLSTPTSGKAMVAGFDVYKNTEEIKKNIGYMSQKFSLYENLSILENLEFFGGIYGLSMKEIKQKSKELIEKLGLEQEKNKMVSELPLGWKQKLAFSVAIFHQPEIVFLDEPTGGVDPITRRQFWDLIYDASEQGITIFVTTHYMDEAEYCNRVSIMVDGKIAAIDSPENLKKSFQARTMDEVFYQLARGAKRSAD, translated from the coding sequence ATGAACTCTCAAATCATGAATAAAGAAATCGCCATACAAGCCGAACAAATCACCAAAACATTTGGAGATTTCACTGCGGTAGACCATATTTCCTTTGAAGTAAAAAAAGGAGAGATTTTCGGATTTCTAGGTGCAAATGGAGCGGGAAAAACCACTGCAATGCGGATGTTTTGTGGACTTTCCACACCCACTTCTGGTAAAGCGATGGTTGCTGGATTTGATGTCTACAAAAACACTGAAGAAATCAAAAAAAATATTGGATACATGAGTCAAAAGTTTTCTTTGTATGAAAATTTATCCATTTTAGAAAATTTAGAATTCTTTGGCGGAATCTATGGATTAAGCATGAAGGAAATCAAACAAAAAAGCAAAGAACTCATTGAGAAATTAGGTTTAGAACAAGAAAAAAACAAAATGGTATCCGAACTTCCGCTGGGTTGGAAACAGAAACTGGCTTTTTCAGTCGCTATTTTTCATCAGCCAGAAATTGTTTTTCTAGACGAACCAACTGGTGGTGTAGACCCTATTACCAGAAGACAATTTTGGGACTTAATTTATGATGCTTCAGAACAAGGAATTACCATTTTTGTCACTACGCATTATATGGACGAAGCCGAATATTGCAACCGAGTTTCCATCATGGTTGACGGAAAAATTGCAGCAATTGACTCTCCTGAAAATTTGAAAAAAAGTTTTCAAGCCAGAACAATGGACGAAGTATTTTATCAATTAGCCAGAGGCGCAAAAAGAAGTGCTGATTAA
- a CDS encoding TolC family protein produces MKIKIVFFLLFAGLFSAQETLTLEQCYQLARENYPLIKKQELIKKTEQYTTENALKGWLPQVNITAQATYQNDVTQFPVKLPNVNVEPLSKDQYKVFADVSQTIYDGGNIRNQKNLAKIQSEVQTIQTEVELDKLKERINQLYFGILQTNKQWTQLQFTKLDIKEGIKKAEAQLKNGAIFRSNLDVLKAELVKIEQKEIELQAIKQNFVQMLSYFIKKNIDENTQLETPEKILLSKNNNRSELKLFDVQKQLLETQRKIINTKNTPKLGAFFQGGYGKPGFNMLKNEFDLFYIGGIRLNIPISGFYTQKNDLALLENQSQEIEIQRENFLFNQNFIEIQQRNDLEKIQNLIDKDNELIELRKNIKTASLAQLENGVINTNDYLREVTAEEQAILTKITHEIQYLLTQYNLKAQLNN; encoded by the coding sequence ATGAAAATAAAAATTGTATTTTTTTTGCTTTTTGCAGGATTATTTTCTGCTCAAGAAACATTGACTTTAGAGCAATGTTATCAATTGGCGCGAGAAAATTATCCTTTAATCAAAAAGCAAGAATTGATTAAAAAAACAGAGCAATACACTACAGAAAACGCCCTAAAAGGCTGGCTTCCTCAAGTAAACATTACGGCGCAAGCTACTTACCAAAATGATGTGACTCAATTTCCCGTGAAATTGCCAAACGTGAATGTAGAACCTCTCAGCAAAGACCAATACAAAGTTTTTGCAGACGTTTCACAAACCATTTACGATGGTGGAAATATTAGAAATCAGAAAAATTTAGCAAAAATACAGTCCGAAGTTCAAACCATACAAACTGAAGTGGAATTAGACAAACTGAAAGAGAGAATTAATCAACTCTATTTTGGGATTCTTCAAACCAATAAACAATGGACTCAACTGCAATTCACAAAACTTGACATCAAAGAAGGCATCAAAAAAGCAGAAGCTCAATTGAAAAATGGCGCTATTTTCAGAAGTAATTTAGATGTTTTAAAAGCAGAATTGGTGAAAATTGAACAAAAAGAAATTGAACTTCAAGCCATAAAGCAAAATTTCGTGCAAATGCTTTCTTACTTCATCAAGAAAAATATCGACGAAAATACTCAATTAGAAACTCCTGAAAAAATTCTATTAAGTAAGAATAATAACCGTTCAGAACTAAAACTTTTTGATGTACAGAAACAACTACTAGAAACGCAAAGAAAAATCATCAACACTAAAAACACTCCAAAATTAGGAGCATTTTTCCAAGGTGGATACGGAAAACCGGGATTCAATATGCTGAAAAATGAGTTTGACCTCTTCTATATTGGTGGAATTAGACTTAACATCCCAATTTCTGGATTTTACACTCAGAAAAACGATTTGGCTTTGTTAGAAAATCAGTCACAAGAAATCGAAATCCAAAGAGAAAACTTCTTGTTTAACCAAAATTTTATTGAAATTCAACAAAGAAATGACCTTGAAAAGATTCAAAATTTAATCGACAAAGACAATGAACTGATTGAACTTAGAAAAAATATCAAAACAGCTAGTCTTGCCCAATTAGAAAACGGCGTAATCAATACCAATGATTATCTGCGAGAAGTAACCGCCGAAGAACAAGCAATCCTCACAAAAATTACCCACGAAATTCAATATTTATTGACCCAATATAATTTGAAAGCTCAACTAAATAATTGA
- a CDS encoding TetR/AcrR family transcriptional regulator has translation MIEKELTTEEKILLSASKVFTEKGFAGTRTRDIAEEAGINLALLNYYFRSKEKLFEQVMKVKMVLLFGQIVPILTNEKTNLEEKIDLVSNKYFEILSKNPNLPLFVLSEMQKKNSEVKSIIPVNKIFKNSVILKQIKERKPELNPSHFLINLLSMTIFPFITKPVFNTFDLMNETEFQQFVEERKRLVPIWIKTLLNQ, from the coding sequence ATGATTGAAAAAGAACTAACCACAGAAGAAAAAATCTTGCTTTCCGCTTCTAAAGTCTTTACAGAAAAAGGCTTTGCAGGAACCAGAACCCGTGATATTGCAGAAGAAGCAGGTATAAATTTAGCATTACTTAACTATTATTTCAGAAGCAAGGAAAAACTTTTTGAGCAAGTAATGAAGGTGAAAATGGTATTGCTTTTTGGCCAAATTGTTCCAATTCTCACCAATGAAAAAACCAATTTAGAAGAAAAAATAGATTTGGTAAGTAATAAATATTTTGAAATTCTTTCTAAAAACCCTAATCTCCCACTTTTTGTTTTGAGTGAAATGCAGAAAAAAAACTCAGAAGTAAAAAGCATTATTCCTGTCAATAAAATTTTTAAAAACTCTGTGATTTTAAAACAAATTAAAGAGAGAAAACCCGAACTGAATCCTTCTCATTTCTTAATCAATCTCTTGAGTATGACTATTTTCCCTTTCATTACCAAACCTGTTTTTAACACTTTTGATTTAATGAATGAAACTGAATTTCAACAATTTGTTGAAGAAAGAAAAAGGCTTGTTCCTATTTGGATTAAAACTTTACTTAATCAATAA
- a CDS encoding ABC transporter permease, whose protein sequence is MKQLLFLLRKEFRQIFRNKSILAIIFVAPMMQLIILPLAASYEIKNINLSVVDHNHSSFSRELIQKITASNYFKLQYYGEDYQKAFETIESEKSDIILEIPPKFEQNLVRENQQKVLVAINAINGTKAGLGGSYLAQILQDYNQNIQTKLSPQLVEFQKNAGLEVNATLWFNRFYNYRLALVPGILAFLVTLVGGMLSALNIVSEKEIGTIEQINVSPIKKSTFILGKLIPFWILANVAFTMGLLVSRFVYGIEIYGSLPLLYFFVGVYLLAILGFGLLISTYSETQQQAMFTIFFFMMIFIMMSGLYTPIESMPEWSQKLTLLNPLTYLIEVIRLIMLKNSGFKDLIPQFISILGMAVFFNSWAVWNYRKTS, encoded by the coding sequence ATGAAACAGCTACTCTTCTTACTTCGTAAAGAATTCCGACAAATTTTTCGGAACAAATCTATATTGGCCATTATTTTTGTTGCGCCGATGATGCAGCTCATTATCTTGCCTTTAGCTGCAAGTTATGAGATAAAAAACATCAATCTATCTGTAGTAGACCATAACCACTCTAGTTTTTCAAGGGAATTAATTCAAAAAATTACCGCAAGTAACTATTTCAAATTACAATATTACGGCGAAGACTACCAAAAAGCTTTTGAAACCATAGAAAGCGAAAAATCAGATATTATTCTAGAAATTCCACCAAAATTTGAACAAAATTTAGTGAGGGAAAATCAACAAAAAGTATTGGTTGCTATTAATGCAATAAACGGCACTAAAGCGGGTTTGGGAGGAAGTTATCTAGCACAAATTTTACAAGATTATAACCAAAATATCCAAACGAAACTCTCCCCACAATTGGTAGAATTTCAAAAAAATGCAGGTCTAGAAGTTAATGCTACCCTTTGGTTCAATAGATTTTACAACTACAGATTGGCTCTGGTTCCAGGTATTTTGGCATTTCTTGTGACGCTAGTTGGCGGAATGCTTTCTGCGCTAAACATTGTCTCTGAGAAAGAAATTGGCACAATTGAACAAATTAATGTTTCGCCCATCAAAAAATCTACTTTCATCCTAGGGAAACTTATTCCCTTTTGGATTTTGGCAAATGTAGCTTTTACCATGGGACTTTTGGTTTCCAGATTTGTCTATGGAATAGAAATTTATGGGAGTTTACCACTACTTTATTTCTTTGTGGGAGTTTATCTTTTAGCCATTTTAGGATTCGGCTTATTGATTTCCACCTATAGTGAAACGCAGCAACAGGCGATGTTTACCATATTTTTCTTCATGATGATTTTTATAATGATGAGCGGTTTATACACGCCCATTGAAAGCATGCCAGAATGGTCTCAAAAACTGACGCTTCTTAATCCGCTTACGTATTTAATAGAAGTGATTCGATTAATTATGCTCAAAAATTCTGGATTCAAAGATTTAATTCCACAGTTTATCTCCATTTTAGGAATGGCCGTTTTCTTTAACTCTTGGGCAGTTTGGAATTACAGAAAGACGTCATAA
- a CDS encoding HlyD family secretion protein, whose protein sequence is MKKYILPLLVLTIFSCKRADQDYDASGTFEADEIIVTAEATGKILEININEGDALKANQNIGLIDGKGVELQKEQVLASINAIEQKTNDAAPQIAVLQSQLATQNAQTAVLNEQLNNAVRERNRTANLVKSDAATRKQLDDLNGNIVVIQKQIATAKSQSEILKQQISSTLEQVKIQNRAILSEKNPTEKKVLQIDEQLKHNVISSPIKGIVLTKYMNKGEFATIGKPIYKMANLDEMTLRAYITGDQLAKVKVGQNVKILVDAGNGETKEMNGKIYWISQKSEFTPKTIQTKDERANLVYATKIHVKNDGFLKIGMYGEVKL, encoded by the coding sequence ATGAAAAAATATATTCTTCCTCTCCTAGTTTTGACCATTTTCTCTTGCAAAAGAGCAGACCAAGATTATGATGCTTCTGGAACTTTCGAAGCAGATGAAATCATCGTTACAGCGGAAGCTACAGGAAAAATTCTTGAAATCAATATCAATGAAGGAGATGCATTAAAAGCCAATCAAAACATAGGTCTTATTGACGGAAAAGGCGTAGAATTACAAAAAGAACAGGTTTTGGCTTCTATCAATGCCATCGAACAAAAAACCAATGATGCAGCACCTCAAATTGCAGTTCTGCAATCTCAGTTGGCTACACAAAATGCTCAAACTGCTGTGCTGAATGAACAATTAAACAATGCAGTGAGAGAAAGAAACAGAACCGCAAATCTCGTAAAATCAGATGCTGCAACGCGCAAACAATTAGATGATTTAAACGGAAATATTGTGGTGATTCAAAAACAAATTGCAACGGCAAAATCACAATCAGAAATTTTGAAACAACAGATTTCTTCTACACTAGAACAAGTAAAAATTCAGAATAGAGCTATTTTAAGTGAAAAAAATCCTACCGAGAAGAAAGTTTTGCAAATAGATGAACAACTAAAACATAATGTTATTTCTTCGCCCATTAAAGGAATTGTACTTACAAAATACATGAATAAAGGTGAGTTTGCCACCATCGGAAAACCAATTTATAAAATGGCAAATTTAGATGAAATGACTCTCAGAGCTTACATTACAGGAGACCAATTGGCAAAAGTAAAAGTCGGACAAAATGTAAAAATTTTAGTTGACGCAGGAAATGGCGAAACCAAAGAAATGAACGGAAAAATCTACTGGATTTCACAAAAATCTGAATTCACTCCCAAAACCATTCAAACCAAAGATGAAAGAGCCAATCTAGTATACGCTACCAAAATACATGTTAAAAATGATGGTTTCCTAAAAATTGGAATGTACGGAGAAGTGAAACTTTAA